One segment of Ureibacillus thermophilus DNA contains the following:
- a CDS encoding NADPH-dependent FMN reductase: MKILLVDGTVFGTKTGALLRQVEQYIKEIDSVLELEILYFSKLKHQILDGSPLNDDMKMMIQKFEEADGYIFATPIYQASIPGVLKNALDMLPPKALRYKPAAIVANGGTFQHHLVVENQFRPILDYFRCLVTPNYVYTHTTHFDEKDQIIDQDIHERLRELARVFVQYCKMSQTLAKEPIDKH; the protein is encoded by the coding sequence ATGAAAATTCTGCTTGTAGATGGTACAGTTTTTGGTACAAAGACGGGTGCACTATTAAGACAGGTGGAACAATATATTAAAGAAATTGATTCCGTTTTGGAATTGGAAATATTATATTTTTCGAAATTAAAACATCAAATTTTAGATGGAAGCCCGCTTAATGATGATATGAAAATGATGATACAAAAATTTGAAGAAGCGGATGGCTATATATTTGCTACACCGATTTATCAAGCCTCTATTCCGGGCGTGTTAAAAAATGCGCTTGATATGCTGCCGCCGAAAGCATTGCGATACAAACCGGCAGCCATTGTGGCAAATGGAGGTACGTTCCAGCACCATTTAGTCGTGGAAAATCAATTCCGTCCAATTTTGGATTATTTCCGCTGTCTAGTGACGCCAAATTATGTATATACCCATACAACCCATTTTGATGAAAAGGACCAAATCATTGACCAAGATATTCATGAACGTCTGCGGGAATTAGCACGCGTGTTTGTCCAATACTGCAAAATGAGCCAAACGTTGGCGAAAGAACCCATCGATAAACATTAA
- a CDS encoding spore germination protein → MSSKEILSWIMNQFNDTVELTYKPLELDNKKITVLYIKSLIDQELFQKYILQPFFEIDSEEKLQVYLMALPQFQEVPSKEEGLLYVMEGNVLVEIQENLYAIDFKLSKNSDVNSTSVETTIHGSELALSDNLMTNINIIRSFYHEPSLTIEYFLKGEVNKPKVAVIYDQEKVKTTALEMIKEKLKEIDKQVITESPQFSNFLNQKRFSLFPQMLLTERPDRIVYNLAGGKIVLLVDGSPQCMMAPVVFFDFMTTMEDNYHTFVISNYLKLLRYLGIFVCLLLPGIYIGAASFSPEVFRTEFMLTIAGSRMGVPFTSFVEVLFMLFFMELLLEASIRLPKAISATAATVGGLILGTAVTEAALASSIMVIIVSAVAISTFVIPVNEMAFAIRIVRLLLIVVASIFGLAGLTLGFLCLVMYLVNQTSFGEPFLRVYNYRKENKKSEGEA, encoded by the coding sequence ATGTCTTCAAAGGAAATCCTTTCATGGATTATGAACCAATTTAACGATACGGTTGAATTAACATACAAACCATTGGAATTGGACAATAAAAAAATAACCGTATTATACATTAAATCTCTAATCGACCAGGAATTGTTTCAGAAATACATTCTGCAACCGTTTTTTGAAATCGATTCAGAAGAAAAATTGCAGGTATATTTAATGGCCTTGCCGCAATTTCAAGAAGTGCCTTCAAAAGAAGAAGGGCTATTATATGTCATGGAAGGGAATGTACTCGTTGAAATTCAAGAAAACTTGTATGCTATTGACTTCAAGTTGTCAAAAAATAGCGATGTCAATTCCACTTCTGTTGAAACAACCATCCATGGTTCGGAACTCGCCCTGAGCGATAATTTAATGACTAATATTAACATCATTCGCTCCTTTTATCACGAGCCTTCTTTAACCATTGAATATTTTTTGAAAGGGGAAGTGAACAAACCGAAAGTAGCCGTTATTTACGATCAGGAAAAAGTGAAAACAACGGCATTAGAAATGATTAAAGAAAAACTTAAGGAAATTGATAAGCAGGTCATTACAGAATCCCCTCAATTCAGTAATTTTTTAAACCAAAAGCGTTTTTCCTTATTCCCTCAAATGCTTTTAACAGAGCGGCCTGACCGGATTGTTTATAATCTGGCCGGAGGGAAAATTGTGCTGCTCGTCGACGGAAGTCCACAATGTATGATGGCTCCTGTTGTATTTTTTGATTTTATGACAACTATGGAAGATAACTATCATACCTTTGTGATTTCTAATTATTTAAAATTGCTGCGGTATCTTGGGATTTTTGTATGTCTTTTGCTTCCAGGTATTTATATTGGAGCTGCCTCCTTTTCTCCTGAAGTTTTTAGGACGGAATTCATGTTGACCATTGCAGGGAGCCGGATGGGGGTTCCGTTTACATCCTTTGTAGAAGTTCTGTTCATGCTTTTTTTTATGGAACTTTTGCTTGAGGCGAGTATTCGTCTTCCAAAAGCCATCAGTGCCACAGCAGCAACGGTTGGAGGTTTGATTTTAGGTACAGCTGTGACGGAAGCGGCCCTAGCTTCAAGCATTATGGTCATTATCGTATCAGCCGTTGCGATTTCCACCTTCGTTATTCCTGTAAATGAAATGGCTTTTGCCATCCGCATTGTCCGGCTGCTTTTGATTGTCGTTGCAAGTATTTTTGGGTTGGCCGGCCTCACCCTTGGATTTTTGTGCCTCGTTATGTATCTCGTGAATCAAACAAGCTTTGGGGAACCGTTTTTAAGAGTGTATAACTACCGTAAAGAGAACAAGAAGTCGGAGGGAGAGGCTTGA
- a CDS encoding GerAB/ArcD/ProY family transporter yields MSRFYYYLILINMIANIISAVPTILLYYREDGAVSALIVGAMLGLVIVVIYTKFFNAFPGMTFPELLVKTMPKWFYYPLLCFMAIMWFVAGASTLITYTFLLIRYLTPDIPIMLIGLTLIASIIFGCFMKTDRVLYTIEIIFLINFPIIIFIIIKAYTSKSLDWDFIKAAMLHVVEMPNMNVITACIFLSLGVVNLVIFNRFFTQKQNFGLKQIIVVAFSSIATIFTTYFIPMGFHGLKSIDELVYPWVATSDSMRMKFFLIERLVYVFLLLNLSMAFLSILIHWHVAVELFKFVFRLEKIKYKDIPIGYLIIILFFTAASLFLIVTLTEYQLFQYSKYFFNLTAVNFVTMIFLLFYIARRMKGAKDSKN; encoded by the coding sequence TTGAGTCGATTTTATTATTATTTAATTTTGATTAATATGATTGCCAATATTATTTCCGCTGTTCCTACCATTCTTCTCTATTATAGGGAAGATGGGGCTGTTTCCGCTTTAATTGTCGGGGCAATGTTAGGATTAGTCATTGTGGTCATTTATACAAAATTTTTCAACGCCTTCCCGGGGATGACTTTTCCCGAATTATTAGTGAAAACAATGCCAAAATGGTTTTATTATCCATTGCTTTGTTTTATGGCCATCATGTGGTTTGTAGCAGGGGCGAGTACTTTAATCACTTACACCTTTTTGCTAATACGATATTTAACGCCTGATATTCCCATCATGCTTATTGGATTGACATTAATTGCATCGATTATTTTTGGATGCTTTATGAAAACGGATCGAGTGTTATATACAATTGAAATCATTTTTTTAATAAATTTCCCTATTATCATTTTTATTATTATTAAAGCCTATACAAGCAAAAGTTTAGATTGGGATTTTATTAAAGCGGCCATGCTGCATGTGGTGGAAATGCCGAATATGAATGTCATAACTGCCTGCATTTTTTTATCCCTTGGTGTGGTGAATCTCGTCATTTTTAACCGTTTCTTTACGCAAAAACAAAACTTTGGTTTGAAACAGATAATAGTGGTTGCTTTTAGCTCCATTGCAACGATTTTTACCACTTACTTTATTCCAATGGGGTTTCACGGTTTAAAGTCAATTGATGAGTTGGTCTACCCATGGGTCGCAACGAGTGACTCCATGAGAATGAAATTCTTTTTAATTGAACGGTTAGTCTACGTCTTTCTGCTTCTTAATTTGTCCATGGCTTTTTTGAGTATCTTGATTCATTGGCATGTGGCAGTCGAGTTGTTTAAGTTTGTCTTCCGATTAGAGAAAATAAAGTATAAAGACATTCCGATTGGTTATTTGATCATTATCCTCTTTTTTACAGCTGCTTCTTTATTTTTGATTGTAACGTTGACAGAGTATCAATTGTTCCAGTATTCGAAATACTTTTTTAATCTAACCGCTGTAAACTTTGTTACCATGATTTTTTTACTTTTTTACATTGCTAGGAGGATGAAAGGTGCTAAAGACAGTAAAAACTAA
- a CDS encoding Ger(x)C family spore germination protein, whose product MLKTVKTKFFILASISSLILLSGCGEFKDIDKMVFVSMIGIDESGNPDKPYKIILKLYVPTSSFKQNPAPEYTYLIKEGLTMDETISLLESHIDKELDFGHSKLIVVGEKMLQNKKNKVILDFLIRRPDIQMISYFAVGRPNAEEIVKFAPAGETALQPTIFNYFDNSGAETSYIVTSFVFDFRRRMKEDGISPILPIVEMDESKTHFIINKSIVLEEDKPPYELDSEKTLLVKLLSNEAKSIFYEVKREDELFVTRLDTIKPHYTVDIKDNHKVSIKVDIKLAGIITESKNSLRNKELPRYSKLLDEEMKEKVTSIINELKREGYDPIGFGLSLNSHTLPKNRMNDKEWLSAFQNADVEVKVDSSLKSTGSIQ is encoded by the coding sequence GTGCTAAAGACAGTAAAAACTAAATTTTTCATCCTGGCTTCTATTTCCTCTCTAATCCTGCTTTCAGGCTGCGGGGAGTTTAAAGATATTGATAAGATGGTCTTTGTTTCAATGATTGGGATTGATGAATCAGGGAATCCGGATAAGCCCTATAAAATCATTTTAAAACTTTATGTGCCGACGAGTTCTTTTAAGCAAAACCCCGCGCCGGAATATACCTATCTGATTAAAGAAGGATTGACCATGGATGAAACGATTTCTCTATTGGAATCTCATATTGATAAAGAACTGGATTTTGGACATTCGAAGCTGATTGTAGTTGGCGAGAAAATGCTGCAAAACAAAAAAAATAAGGTCATTTTGGATTTTCTAATCCGGAGGCCGGATATTCAAATGATTTCTTATTTTGCGGTGGGCAGACCGAATGCAGAAGAAATAGTAAAATTTGCCCCTGCAGGAGAAACCGCATTGCAGCCGACCATTTTCAACTATTTTGACAATAGCGGGGCGGAAACTTCATACATTGTCACTTCCTTTGTCTTTGATTTCAGAAGAAGAATGAAAGAGGACGGAATTAGTCCAATCTTGCCTATTGTTGAAATGGATGAATCAAAAACTCATTTTATTATTAATAAATCGATTGTATTAGAGGAAGATAAACCGCCTTACGAACTGGATTCCGAAAAAACATTGCTTGTCAAATTGCTTTCCAATGAGGCAAAAAGTATTTTTTATGAGGTGAAAAGGGAAGATGAGCTTTTTGTTACCAGACTTGATACGATTAAACCCCACTACACGGTAGATATAAAAGATAATCATAAAGTGTCCATCAAGGTGGATATTAAGCTTGCAGGAATTATTACAGAATCAAAAAATTCTTTGAGGAATAAAGAATTGCCTAGATACAGTAAACTATTGGATGAGGAAATGAAGGAAAAAGTAACTTCTATTATTAATGAGCTGAAAAGAGAAGGGTATGATCCCATTGGTTTTGGTTTAAGCTTAAATTCCCATACGCTGCCGAAAAATCGAATGAACGACAAGGAATGGCTTTCTGCTTTTCAAAACGCCGATGTAGAAGTCAAGGTAGATTCAAGTTTGAAAAGTACCGGAAGTATTCAATAG
- a CDS encoding metal-sensitive transcriptional regulator: MIKLENCSYRRSHHPDHVKRDLITRLNRIEGQIRGIKGMIERDVYCDDVITQIAATQSALNSVAKILLAGHIKGCVVSRLQEGDQEILDELIVTIQKLMKK, from the coding sequence TTGATAAAGCTGGAAAATTGTTCCTACCGAAGAAGCCATCATCCAGACCATGTTAAAAGGGACTTAATAACCCGTTTAAATCGGATTGAAGGACAAATTCGGGGCATTAAAGGTATGATTGAACGGGATGTTTACTGTGATGATGTCATCACACAAATTGCAGCTACTCAATCGGCGCTGAATAGTGTGGCGAAAATTTTATTGGCAGGCCATATTAAAGGATGTGTCGTCAGCCGACTACAAGAAGGCGACCAAGAAATACTTGATGAATTAATCGTAACAATTCAAAAATTAATGAAAAAATAA
- the copZ gene encoding copper chaperone CopZ yields the protein METVTLNVKGMSCNHCVKAVEGSVGALDGVQEVKVNLEAGQVNVTFDQSKVTLEQIKETIDDQGYDVE from the coding sequence ATGGAAACTGTAACATTAAACGTAAAAGGAATGTCTTGCAATCATTGCGTAAAAGCAGTGGAAGGCAGCGTCGGCGCATTAGACGGTGTACAAGAGGTAAAAGTAAATTTAGAAGCGGGCCAAGTGAATGTTACATTTGACCAATCCAAAGTTACTTTAGAACAAATCAAAGAGACAATCGATGACCAAGGCTATGATGTGGAATAA
- a CDS encoding heavy metal translocating P-type ATPase has product MNKNLKETTLQITGMTCAACANRIEKGLKKMPGVENANVNLALEKSTIQYDPNQVSVKDLEKKIEDLGYGVVKEKKELVITGMTCAACANRIEKGLNKMPGVTNATVNLALENATVEFNPAEVNVSDIIQRIEKLGYGAHLEDNKKETVDFREQEMKKQFIKFLAAAILSVPLLWTMVGHFPFTSFIYMPDFLMNPWVQMAFATPVQFIIGWQFYTSAFKALKNGSANMDVLVALGTSAAYFYSLYQTIKTFESTTVHPQLYFETSAVLITLILLGKLFEAKAKGRSSEAIKKLMGLQAKQARVVRNGVEKEIPLEEVVVGDIILVKPGEKIPVDGEVIEGNTVVDESMLTGESIPVDKTAGSLVFGSTINKNGFIKMKATKVGRDTALAQIIKVVEDAQGKKAPIQRLADKISGIFVPIVVGIAVITFVIWIFFIAPGEVTPALEAMISVLVIACPCALGLATPTSIMAGTGRAAEYGILFKGGEYLEQTHQLDTVVVDKTGTVTKGEPALTDVVLAAGKDELTFLSLIGSVEKQSEHPLAQAIVKGIEARGIALQEVQEFQAIPGLGVQGIVAGKKVLVGNRRFMQANLVDITPVLSQMEQFEEKGKTAMLASIDGEFAGLVAVSDTVKETSKQAIERLKEMGIEVIMLTGDNERTAKAIGEEVGVDYVIADVLPEQKAEEIKKLQNTGKKVAMVGDGINDAPALAVADIGMAIGTGTDVAIESADITLIRGDLNSIADAILMSRKTIRNIKQNLFWAFAYNALGIPIAAAGFLAPWVAGAAMAFSSVSVVLNALRLQKVKLNH; this is encoded by the coding sequence ATGAATAAAAATTTGAAAGAAACAACCCTTCAAATTACAGGAATGACTTGTGCAGCCTGCGCCAACCGCATTGAAAAAGGGTTAAAGAAAATGCCTGGTGTGGAAAATGCCAATGTCAATCTAGCATTAGAAAAATCAACGATACAATATGATCCGAACCAAGTTAGCGTTAAAGACTTGGAAAAGAAAATTGAAGATTTAGGCTATGGCGTGGTGAAAGAGAAAAAGGAACTCGTCATTACAGGGATGACTTGTGCCGCTTGTGCCAATCGTATTGAAAAAGGACTTAACAAAATGCCTGGCGTGACTAATGCGACTGTCAACCTGGCTTTAGAAAATGCAACGGTTGAATTTAACCCTGCTGAAGTGAACGTTTCCGATATCATTCAACGGATTGAAAAATTGGGCTACGGCGCCCACCTTGAAGATAATAAGAAGGAAACGGTTGACTTTCGGGAGCAGGAAATGAAAAAGCAATTCATCAAATTTCTCGCAGCAGCCATTCTTTCAGTGCCATTGTTATGGACAATGGTCGGTCATTTTCCTTTTACTTCTTTTATATATATGCCTGATTTTTTAATGAATCCATGGGTGCAAATGGCCTTTGCTACACCTGTGCAATTTATTATTGGATGGCAATTTTACACAAGCGCCTTTAAAGCATTGAAAAACGGCAGCGCAAATATGGATGTATTGGTGGCTCTCGGCACATCCGCTGCATATTTTTACAGTTTATATCAAACCATTAAAACCTTTGAATCCACTACTGTGCATCCACAGCTTTATTTTGAAACGAGCGCAGTGTTAATTACTTTAATTCTTTTAGGGAAATTGTTTGAAGCAAAAGCAAAAGGGCGTTCTTCTGAAGCGATTAAGAAGCTAATGGGCTTGCAGGCAAAACAAGCGAGAGTGGTCAGAAATGGAGTTGAAAAGGAAATTCCCCTTGAAGAAGTGGTAGTGGGAGATATCATCCTTGTGAAGCCCGGCGAGAAAATTCCGGTGGACGGCGAAGTAATAGAAGGAAATACGGTTGTTGATGAATCGATGTTAACAGGTGAAAGCATTCCTGTCGATAAAACGGCTGGTTCCCTAGTGTTCGGCTCCACCATCAATAAAAACGGCTTCATCAAAATGAAAGCTACAAAAGTCGGGAGAGATACGGCTCTTGCGCAAATTATTAAAGTGGTGGAAGATGCCCAAGGAAAAAAAGCGCCAATCCAGCGTTTAGCAGATAAAATTTCTGGCATTTTTGTGCCCATTGTTGTGGGAATTGCCGTCATTACATTTGTGATTTGGATTTTCTTCATTGCACCGGGAGAAGTGACGCCAGCCTTAGAAGCAATGATTTCAGTGCTCGTCATTGCCTGTCCATGTGCATTGGGTCTTGCCACACCGACATCCATTATGGCAGGTACCGGCAGGGCGGCAGAGTACGGCATTTTATTCAAAGGTGGCGAATATCTTGAACAAACCCACCAGCTTGACACGGTGGTAGTTGATAAAACAGGAACCGTCACTAAAGGCGAGCCTGCACTAACTGACGTGGTGCTGGCAGCAGGCAAAGATGAACTGACTTTCCTCTCTCTTATTGGTTCTGTGGAAAAGCAGTCGGAACATCCGTTGGCCCAAGCGATTGTAAAAGGAATTGAAGCACGGGGAATCGCTTTACAAGAAGTTCAGGAATTTCAAGCCATTCCGGGACTTGGTGTGCAGGGAATCGTAGCAGGGAAAAAAGTGCTTGTTGGAAATAGAAGATTCATGCAAGCCAATCTTGTGGATATAACGCCGGTTTTATCCCAAATGGAACAATTTGAGGAAAAAGGGAAAACGGCGATGCTTGCAAGTATTGACGGCGAGTTTGCTGGTTTAGTGGCGGTCAGTGATACGGTGAAAGAAACATCGAAACAAGCAATCGAGCGGTTGAAGGAAATGGGCATTGAAGTAATCATGCTTACGGGGGACAATGAACGGACTGCCAAAGCAATCGGTGAAGAAGTCGGTGTTGATTACGTGATTGCGGACGTACTTCCTGAACAAAAGGCGGAAGAAATTAAGAAATTACAGAATACAGGGAAAAAGGTGGCCATGGTTGGTGATGGAATCAACGATGCTCCTGCTTTAGCCGTTGCGGATATTGGCATGGCGATTGGCACTGGTACGGATGTAGCCATCGAATCAGCGGATATCACGCTCATCCGCGGCGATTTAAACAGCATTGCCGATGCGATTTTAATGAGCCGCAAAACAATAAGGAACATTAAGCAAAATCTGTTCTGGGCTTTTGCCTATAATGCGCTCGGCATTCCTATTGCAGCAGCAGGCTTCCTTGCTCCATGGGTGGCCGGAGCAGCAATGGCCTTCAGCTCCGTGTCCGTTGTCTTGAATGCACTGCGTCTTCAAAAAGTAAAATTAAATCATTAA